One window of Flavobacterium ammonificans genomic DNA carries:
- a CDS encoding DUF5683 domain-containing protein: protein MGNNLVLAQDKTVTQKAQKDSLKPNDIDPLTPAKAAFYSAVLPGLGQAYNKKYWKIPIVYGAIGTSLYFYLDSNTKYNEVRDAYKRRLEGFNDDKFNYLDTNRLITAQKFYQRNRDLSTLFVLGFYALNIIDANVDAALKQFNIDENLSLRPSLSADYVTLRANVGLTLNYNF from the coding sequence TTGGGAAACAATTTAGTTTTGGCACAAGACAAAACGGTTACTCAAAAAGCACAAAAAGACAGCTTGAAACCGAATGATATTGATCCTTTAACACCTGCAAAAGCCGCTTTTTATTCGGCAGTTTTACCTGGATTAGGTCAGGCTTACAATAAAAAATATTGGAAAATTCCTATTGTCTACGGAGCTATTGGCACGAGCTTGTACTTTTATTTGGACAGCAATACCAAATACAACGAAGTGAGAGACGCTTATAAAAGAAGACTAGAGGGTTTTAACGACGATAAATTCAATTATCTGGATACCAACCGATTAATTACTGCACAGAAATTTTACCAACGTAATAGAGATCTATCTACATTGTTTGTGCTTGGTTTTTATGCGCTCAACATTATAGATGCTAATGTGGACGCAGCATTAAAACAATTTAATATCGATGAAAATTTATCATTACGCCCTTCATTATCTGCTGATTATGTAACATTAAGAGCTAATGTTGGACTAACACTTAATTATAATTTTTAG
- a CDS encoding ParB/RepB/Spo0J family partition protein: MAKAIKKQALGRGLSALLKDPENDIKSVHDKNADKVVGNIIELEIDAIEINPFQPRSNFNEESLKELATSIKELGVIQPITVRKLDFNKYQLISGERRLRASTLVGLKTVPAYIRIANDNESLVMALVENIQRHDLDPIEIALSYQRLMEEIELTQEQMSERVGKKRSTIANYLRLLKLDPIIQTGIRDGFISMGHGRAIINIEDLDVQTTIYQKIVSQNLSVRETEALVKNHQDSLKPKAATKAKSTSFDVAPSEQKKFVDYFGTKVDIKVAGNGKGKITIPFHSEEDFNRIVKLIKG, from the coding sequence ATGGCAAAAGCAATTAAAAAACAAGCTCTTGGAAGAGGATTGTCAGCCTTATTAAAGGATCCTGAAAACGATATTAAATCTGTACATGATAAGAATGCAGATAAGGTTGTTGGAAATATTATTGAATTGGAAATTGATGCTATAGAAATCAATCCTTTTCAACCAAGAAGTAATTTTAACGAAGAATCCTTAAAAGAACTAGCTACTTCTATCAAGGAATTAGGCGTTATTCAACCTATAACTGTTCGTAAATTAGACTTTAATAAATACCAATTAATTTCCGGAGAGCGTCGTTTGCGTGCTTCTACTCTAGTAGGTTTAAAAACAGTCCCTGCTTACATTCGTATTGCTAATGACAATGAATCGTTAGTTATGGCTTTGGTAGAAAACATCCAACGTCATGATTTAGATCCAATTGAAATCGCATTATCCTACCAGCGTTTGATGGAAGAAATTGAATTAACTCAAGAGCAAATGAGTGAACGTGTAGGTAAAAAACGTTCTACAATTGCTAATTACTTGCGTTTATTAAAATTAGACCCAATTATTCAAACTGGGATTCGCGATGGGTTCATTAGTATGGGACACGGCCGTGCAATTATAAATATTGAAGATTTAGATGTTCAAACGACTATTTACCAAAAAATAGTAAGTCAAAACTTATCCGTTCGTGAAACGGAAGCATTGGTTAAAAACCATCAAGATAGCTTGAAACCGAAAGCCGCCACTAAAGCAAAATCTACCTCTTTTGATGTAGCTCCTAGTGAGCAAAAGAAATTTGTAGACTATTTTGGCACTAAGGTAGATATCAAAGTAGCTGGAAATGGTAAAGGTAAAATCACCATTCCATTCCACTCTGAAGAAGACTTCAATAGAATTGTCAAACTAATCAAAGGATAG
- a CDS encoding ParA family protein has product MGKIIAIANQKGGVGKTTTSVNLAASLGVLEKKVLLIDADPQANATSGLGIDVESVEIGTYQILEHSHLPKEAIISCTAPNVDVIPAHIDLVAIEIELVDKENREYMLKQALQEIKDDYDFIIIDCAPSLGLLTLNALTAADSVIIPIQCEYFALEGLGKLLNTIKSIQKIHNTELDIEGLLLTMYDSRLRLSNQVVEEVQKHFNEMVFETIIQRNIKLSEAPSFGESIINYDATSKGATNYLHLAQEVIQKNSN; this is encoded by the coding sequence ATGGGTAAAATCATTGCAATTGCTAATCAAAAAGGAGGTGTTGGAAAAACAACTACATCAGTAAATCTTGCTGCATCTCTTGGTGTTCTTGAAAAAAAAGTATTATTAATTGATGCTGACCCCCAAGCCAACGCAACATCGGGATTGGGAATTGATGTAGAATCAGTAGAAATTGGTACCTACCAAATTTTAGAACACAGTCACTTACCCAAAGAAGCTATCATTAGCTGTACTGCTCCCAATGTTGATGTAATTCCAGCTCATATTGACCTTGTTGCCATCGAAATCGAATTGGTAGACAAAGAGAACAGAGAATACATGCTGAAACAAGCATTGCAGGAAATCAAAGACGATTATGACTTTATCATTATTGACTGCGCGCCATCTTTAGGGTTACTAACCTTGAATGCGCTCACTGCAGCAGATTCTGTAATTATCCCTATACAATGTGAATATTTTGCATTGGAAGGTTTGGGTAAATTACTTAATACAATAAAAAGTATTCAGAAAATTCACAATACCGAACTGGACATTGAAGGATTGCTTTTAACGATGTACGATTCCCGTTTGCGATTATCGAATCAAGTAGTCGAAGAAGTTCAAAAACACTTTAATGAAATGGTTTTTGAAACCATTATCCAAAGAAATATTAAACTAAGTGAAGCGCCAAGTTTTGGCGAAAGCATCATCAATTATGACGCTACAAGTAAAGGGGCAACCAACTACTTGCATTTAGCTCAAGAAGTAATACAAAAAAACAGCAACTAA
- the trxB gene encoding thioredoxin-disulfide reductase yields the protein MSDTIEKIKCLIIGSGPAGYTAAIYAARANMNPVLYQGMQPGGQLTTTNEVENFPGYVDGVTGPEMMIQLQAQAQRFGADIRDGWATKVDFSGPIHKVWINDSIELHCETVIISTGATAKYLGLPSEQHYLKMGGGVSACAVCDGFFYRNQEVVIVGAGDSACEEAHYLSKLCKKVTMLVRSEKFRASKIMEARVRATENITILMNHDTVEVLGDEQVVTGVKVKNKTTDEIFDIPATGFFVAIGHQPNTGIFKDYISLDETGYIVNTPGTSKTNVEGVFVAGDAADHVYRQAITAAGTGCMAALDAERYLAAKGH from the coding sequence ATGTCAGATACTATCGAAAAAATAAAATGCCTAATTATAGGTTCAGGTCCAGCGGGTTATACGGCTGCAATTTATGCAGCTAGAGCGAATATGAATCCTGTTTTATATCAAGGAATGCAACCTGGAGGTCAGTTAACAACTACTAATGAAGTGGAGAATTTTCCTGGTTATGTAGATGGTGTTACTGGTCCAGAAATGATGATTCAATTACAAGCACAAGCGCAACGCTTTGGTGCGGATATTCGTGATGGATGGGCTACTAAGGTTGATTTTTCTGGTCCAATTCACAAGGTTTGGATTAATGATTCTATCGAGTTGCATTGCGAAACCGTAATTATTTCTACTGGAGCTACTGCTAAATATTTAGGATTGCCTTCAGAACAACATTATTTAAAAATGGGTGGAGGGGTTTCTGCCTGTGCGGTTTGTGATGGATTTTTCTACAGAAATCAAGAAGTGGTAATTGTAGGAGCAGGAGATTCAGCATGTGAAGAAGCACATTATTTATCTAAATTGTGTAAAAAAGTAACCATGTTGGTTCGTAGTGAAAAGTTTAGAGCTTCTAAAATTATGGAAGCACGTGTTCGCGCAACAGAAAATATCACAATCTTAATGAACCACGATACAGTAGAGGTTTTGGGAGATGAGCAAGTAGTAACAGGAGTAAAAGTAAAGAACAAAACTACCGACGAAATTTTTGATATTCCGGCAACCGGTTTCTTTGTTGCCATTGGTCACCAACCGAATACTGGAATTTTTAAAGACTACATCAGTTTAGATGAAACGGGTTATATAGTGAATACTCCAGGTACATCTAAAACCAATGTTGAAGGTGTTTTTGTTGCGGGTGACGCAGCCGATCATGTATACCGTCAAGCCATTACAGCTGCTGGAACGGGATGTATGGCTGCTTTAGATGCAGAGCGTTATTTGGCTGCAAAAGGACATTAA
- a CDS encoding GIN domain-containing protein: MKLKFFGTLVLLLFSTTFLFAQKIEKIKGSGIIKIASKEIESFNSIEVEDNFTIDLEKGETSGLKIEADDNLHDVITTVVKNNVLVIATSKEAHGFKKLSVRITYTNDLNLVTSKDEAIVNAIQEISVENITFKSMNKSKLFLNANVTNFNLQADDKSKVELNLKSENAFIELSKYSNLKALINSAELKFDLYQKATASIEGDSDNTIARLDNSSELNARNFNSKNIDATVEDTANCSIFAETSCTLEATDKAEINLYGNPTITIRKLSGEAKLFKKLPPKK; the protein is encoded by the coding sequence ATGAAGCTTAAATTCTTTGGTACTTTAGTACTACTACTTTTTTCAACGACCTTTCTTTTTGCACAAAAAATCGAAAAGATTAAAGGTTCAGGAATAATTAAAATTGCGTCAAAAGAAATTGAATCGTTCAATTCTATAGAAGTAGAAGACAACTTTACAATTGATCTGGAAAAAGGAGAAACTTCTGGACTTAAAATTGAAGCAGATGATAACTTACACGATGTAATTACTACTGTTGTTAAAAATAATGTCTTAGTTATTGCTACATCAAAAGAAGCACATGGGTTTAAAAAACTTTCCGTGAGGATTACTTACACTAATGATTTAAATTTAGTTACTTCAAAAGATGAGGCAATTGTTAACGCAATTCAAGAAATCAGTGTTGAAAATATCACATTCAAATCAATGAATAAATCAAAATTATTTTTGAATGCAAATGTGACTAATTTTAACTTGCAGGCAGATGATAAATCTAAAGTTGAACTCAATCTTAAAAGCGAAAACGCATTTATTGAATTAAGTAAGTATTCCAACTTAAAAGCATTAATTAATAGTGCTGAATTGAAATTCGATTTGTATCAAAAAGCAACAGCTAGTATTGAAGGAGATTCAGATAACACTATTGCTCGATTGGATAATTCATCGGAATTAAATGCACGTAACTTTAATTCGAAAAACATAGATGCCACAGTTGAAGACACCGCAAACTGTAGTATTTTTGCAGAAACTAGCTGTACTTTAGAAGCTACTGACAAAGCAGAAATTAATTTATATGGAAATCCTACAATTACTATCCGCAAATTGTCTGGAGAAGCGAAATTATTTAAAAAACTCCCTCCGAAAAAATAA
- a CDS encoding head GIN domain-containing protein: MIKIITWITKIIITVITALFFSSCHLDYNTIKGSGTITTENRTISEKFTGVDVSSAIEVTIEQGDTTEVVVEADDNLLNTIKTEVKNGKLVISNESYVSIRNGVRKVSVTMPIIDNLEASSASSITSKNTLKGNQIFIKTSSAGSAKLDIEMEAVTSKSSSGSTIELKGLAMQLDSQASSGSTTKCFKLLTNSVVADASSGASINVHPIVSLKAEASSGASIKYNKMPKTFQKNSSSGGSIEQD; the protein is encoded by the coding sequence ATGATAAAAATCATCACTTGGATTACCAAAATTATTATTACAGTTATTACAGCGCTTTTTTTTAGCTCTTGTCATTTAGATTACAATACCATAAAAGGCAGCGGTACGATAACGACTGAAAATAGAACTATTTCAGAAAAGTTTACTGGAGTTGATGTCAGCAGTGCTATTGAAGTAACTATTGAACAAGGAGATACAACCGAAGTAGTTGTGGAGGCAGATGATAATTTACTTAACACCATCAAAACGGAAGTAAAAAATGGGAAGTTAGTTATTTCAAATGAGTCGTATGTTAGCATTAGAAACGGTGTTCGAAAAGTAAGTGTTACAATGCCAATTATTGACAATTTGGAAGCTTCTAGTGCTTCTTCCATAACAAGTAAGAATACCTTGAAAGGTAACCAAATTTTCATCAAAACTTCTAGCGCAGGTTCGGCAAAACTAGACATAGAAATGGAAGCCGTGACTAGCAAATCTAGTAGCGGAAGCACGATTGAATTGAAAGGTTTGGCCATGCAGTTAGACAGTCAGGCGTCAAGTGGAAGTACAACAAAATGCTTTAAATTATTAACCAATTCAGTAGTTGCTGATGCTTCTAGTGGTGCCTCAATAAATGTACATCCCATTGTGAGTTTAAAAGCAGAGGCGTCTAGCGGTGCATCCATCAAATACAATAAAATGCCAAAAACATTTCAAAAAAATTCCAGTTCAGGTGGAAGTATAGAACAAGATTAG
- a CDS encoding PspC domain-containing protein, with protein sequence MNKTVTINLGGIVFHIDEDAYQKLSRYFDAIKRSLTNSSGQDEIIKDIEMRISELLSEKLISEKHVIGLKEIDEVIAVMGQPEDYIIEDEVKNEQQYTNYKSSKKLYRDKDKGMIGGVAAGLSHYLGIDVVWIRVILLLFFFGFGTGILAYIILWIATPEAVTTSEKLEMTGEPVTISSIEKKVREEFDSVSEKFKNVDYDKYGNQIKTGAEKFGNSLSEIITTIFKVFAKFLGVILIITGLTVLFFLFIGIFTVSSGTFIELPWQEFVNAGNFTDYPIWIFGLIMFLSVGIPFFFLTLLGFRLLSPTIKSIGSIAKYTLLAIWILSIAILISIGIQQASEVAYEGKTIQKDYLNIKPTDTLQIKFRYNENFTNDIDDNENFRLVQDANNNQLIYSNNISLELIKTDEKVPYIQIERIARGKSFQEAKKRAERIQFGYKLEGNQLILDNYLLSTLNDKFRDQEVTITIYLPKGTLFKIYESAQHYEISDNDFFDPEYSNDDYIYKVNSNQVKCLNCPEYENEYNDVDMNVTEDISDNDTVVTTTVKVNGEVVTVKQSSKKGLKVNENGIIIKE encoded by the coding sequence ATGAATAAAACTGTAACCATAAATTTAGGCGGAATTGTATTCCATATAGACGAAGATGCATACCAAAAATTATCCCGCTATTTTGATGCGATCAAACGCTCTTTAACCAATTCGTCTGGACAAGACGAAATAATTAAAGACATTGAAATGCGTATCTCGGAACTACTTTCTGAGAAACTAATTTCTGAAAAACATGTAATTGGTTTAAAAGAAATTGACGAGGTGATTGCGGTAATGGGACAGCCGGAAGATTATATCATTGAAGATGAGGTAAAAAACGAGCAACAGTACACTAACTACAAATCCTCTAAAAAACTGTACCGCGACAAGGACAAAGGAATGATTGGTGGTGTAGCAGCTGGTTTAAGCCATTATTTAGGTATCGATGTAGTTTGGATACGAGTAATTTTATTACTGTTTTTCTTTGGTTTTGGAACAGGAATTTTAGCCTACATTATTTTGTGGATTGCTACTCCAGAAGCAGTTACCACTTCAGAAAAATTGGAGATGACTGGTGAACCAGTAACTATCTCTAGCATTGAGAAAAAAGTACGTGAGGAATTTGATTCGGTTTCTGAAAAATTTAAAAATGTGGATTATGACAAATATGGCAATCAAATCAAAACGGGTGCAGAGAAATTTGGCAATTCATTAAGTGAAATTATCACGACAATTTTTAAAGTGTTTGCTAAATTTTTAGGGGTAATTCTTATAATTACTGGACTTACCGTCTTGTTCTTTTTATTCATCGGTATCTTTACCGTAAGCAGTGGAACTTTTATCGAATTACCTTGGCAAGAATTTGTAAATGCTGGTAATTTTACAGATTATCCTATTTGGATTTTCGGACTAATTATGTTTCTATCTGTTGGAATTCCGTTCTTTTTCTTGACATTACTTGGATTTAGATTGTTATCACCTACAATAAAATCAATTGGTAGTATTGCTAAATATACCCTTTTAGCAATATGGATACTTTCAATTGCAATTTTAATTTCTATTGGTATTCAACAAGCATCTGAAGTTGCCTATGAAGGTAAGACCATTCAAAAAGATTATTTAAACATCAAACCTACCGATACGCTGCAAATAAAGTTCAGATATAACGAAAATTTCACCAATGATATTGATGACAATGAAAATTTCAGATTGGTTCAAGATGCCAATAATAATCAACTGATTTATTCCAATAACATTAGTCTTGAGCTTATAAAAACCGACGAAAAAGTCCCATACATACAGATTGAACGAATTGCACGAGGTAAATCATTTCAAGAAGCGAAAAAACGTGCAGAAAGAATTCAATTTGGGTACAAATTAGAAGGAAATCAATTAATTTTAGACAATTATTTATTATCTACGTTAAACGATAAATTCAGAGATCAAGAAGTTACAATTACTATTTACCTTCCTAAAGGTACTTTATTTAAAATATATGAGTCAGCCCAACATTATGAAATATCTGATAATGATTTTTTCGACCCTGAATATAGTAATGATGATTATATTTACAAAGTAAATAGCAATCAAGTTAAATGTTTGAATTGTCCTGAATACGAAAATGAATACAATGACGTTGATATGAATGTCACCGAAGATATTTCCGATAATGATACGGTAGTTACAACAACCGTAAAGGTAAATGGTGAGGTAGTTACAGTGAAACAAAGCTCAAAAAAAGGATTGAAAGTAAACGAAAACGGTATAATTATAAAAGAATAA
- a CDS encoding PadR family transcriptional regulator, whose product MNIENTKAQMRKGVLEFCILSVLKEKYAYTSEILDTLKNAKLLVVEGTIYPLLTRLKNDGLLDYRWEESTSGPPRKYYGLTEDGQTFLTELHGTWMELSNAVNLITNQNE is encoded by the coding sequence ATGAATATAGAAAATACAAAAGCCCAAATGCGCAAAGGGGTTCTCGAGTTTTGCATACTCTCGGTTTTAAAAGAGAAATATGCCTACACCTCAGAGATTTTAGACACCTTAAAAAACGCAAAATTATTAGTGGTAGAGGGTACGATTTATCCGTTGTTGACTCGATTGAAAAACGATGGATTATTAGATTATCGTTGGGAAGAATCGACGTCCGGACCACCTAGAAAATATTATGGTTTGACTGAAGACGGACAAACTTTTTTAACTGAATTACACGGCACTTGGATGGAATTATCGAATGCCGTAAACTTAATTACCAATCAAAACGAATAG
- a CDS encoding DUF4870 domain-containing protein, which yields MMLTNTEKNWATVTHIGAFGQYLFPFGNFVIPIIIWSSKKNESEFIDNNGKQCINFQLSVILYSLILGAIFVPAFFITFLSHVTFNELIHDRNFIVQDLNFSDNIGLITTGAIAIFFLVCLKIAEFFLIIQAAVKTANGENYSYPLTIKFMK from the coding sequence ATGATGCTAACAAATACAGAAAAAAATTGGGCTACAGTGACCCATATTGGAGCTTTTGGTCAATATCTTTTCCCATTTGGGAATTTTGTCATTCCTATAATTATTTGGAGTTCCAAAAAAAACGAGTCGGAATTTATTGATAACAATGGAAAACAATGTATTAATTTTCAATTGAGTGTGATTTTGTACTCGTTGATTTTAGGTGCTATTTTTGTTCCTGCCTTTTTTATCACTTTTCTAAGTCATGTAACTTTTAATGAATTGATTCACGACAGAAATTTTATTGTTCAGGATTTGAACTTTTCAGATAATATTGGATTAATTACCACTGGAGCAATTGCTATATTCTTTTTAGTTTGTCTTAAAATAGCTGAATTTTTCTTAATCATTCAAGCGGCAGTTAAAACAGCTAACGGAGAAAACTATAGCTATCCTTTAACTATAAAATTCATGAAATAA
- a CDS encoding DUF4442 domain-containing protein encodes MTITASKLNQFLFFKLPSAFICGVRVKTIDATECIVSVKHRWINQNPFQSMYFAVQAMGAELSTGALVMYHIQKSGRKISMLVANNKGNFTKKATGRITFTCNDGHLIEEAIQKTIATGEGQTFWMKSIGMNEQGVQVSEMDFEWSVRVK; translated from the coding sequence ATGACAATTACAGCTTCAAAACTGAATCAATTTTTATTTTTCAAATTACCGTCTGCTTTTATTTGTGGGGTCCGTGTAAAAACTATTGATGCAACTGAATGTATAGTTTCAGTAAAACACCGTTGGATCAATCAAAATCCTTTTCAGTCGATGTATTTTGCAGTCCAAGCGATGGGAGCTGAGTTGAGTACAGGCGCTTTAGTCATGTATCACATTCAAAAAAGTGGAAGAAAAATATCCATGTTAGTAGCCAATAATAAAGGGAACTTTACTAAAAAGGCTACTGGCCGAATTACATTTACATGTAACGATGGGCATCTGATTGAAGAAGCAATTCAAAAAACAATTGCAACTGGTGAGGGTCAAACCTTTTGGATGAAATCCATTGGCATGAATGAACAAGGCGTTCAAGTTTCTGAAATGGATTTTGAATGGAGTGTTCGTGTTAAATAA
- the arsB gene encoding ACR3 family arsenite efflux transporter produces MKKRLNFLDRFLTLWIFLAMAIGVSIGYFIPNTVSFINSFSSGTTNIPLAIGLILMMYPPLTKIDFSKVPQMFEKPKLLTASFFITWIVGPFLMFSLAILFLRDYPEYMTGLIVIGLAPCIAMVIVWNELAEGNRELTAGLIGINSLLQVFFFSLYAYFYLEIMLPLFGIKGLALNITVAEIAQTVGIYLGIPFALAVTSRYAIKKYIGEKWFNQRFIPFVSPITLIALLFTIVVMFSLKGEMIVDLPLDVLRIALPLVIFFAIMFTLMFFVSKKIGANYRDAVALSFTASGNNFELAIAVSIGVFGINSGQAFAGVIGPLVEVPALIALVNVAFWWRKKYYKTTQ; encoded by the coding sequence ATGAAAAAAAGACTTAATTTTTTAGACCGATTTTTAACCCTTTGGATATTCTTAGCTATGGCAATTGGGGTGTCAATTGGATACTTTATACCCAACACGGTTAGTTTCATCAACTCCTTTTCTTCAGGAACAACCAATATTCCTTTAGCTATTGGACTGATTTTAATGATGTACCCGCCTTTGACCAAAATTGATTTTTCAAAAGTCCCACAGATGTTTGAAAAACCAAAATTGCTTACTGCTTCCTTTTTCATAACCTGGATTGTAGGTCCCTTTTTAATGTTTTCTTTGGCAATTTTATTCTTACGAGACTATCCTGAATACATGACCGGATTAATTGTGATAGGTTTGGCGCCATGTATTGCGATGGTTATTGTTTGGAACGAACTCGCCGAAGGCAATCGCGAACTCACCGCAGGACTAATAGGTATCAATAGTTTGCTACAAGTGTTCTTTTTTAGTTTGTATGCGTATTTCTATCTCGAAATTATGTTGCCGCTTTTTGGCATTAAAGGATTAGCGTTGAACATTACTGTTGCTGAAATTGCGCAAACCGTTGGAATCTATTTGGGCATTCCTTTTGCATTAGCCGTAACTAGTCGGTATGCTATTAAGAAATACATCGGTGAGAAATGGTTCAATCAGCGATTTATTCCTTTTGTTTCTCCCATTACTTTGATAGCCTTATTGTTTACTATTGTAGTTATGTTTAGTTTGAAAGGTGAAATGATAGTTGATTTACCACTTGATGTACTTCGAATTGCCTTACCTCTTGTTATTTTCTTCGCTATCATGTTTACATTGATGTTTTTTGTCAGTAAAAAAATTGGCGCCAATTACCGTGATGCCGTTGCACTTTCTTTCACTGCTTCTGGAAATAATTTTGAACTAGCAATCGCTGTTTCTATTGGAGTTTTCGGAATCAATAGCGGACAAGCCTTCGCGGGTGTAATTGGTCCGCTAGTAGAAGTTCCAGCGTTGATCGCATTAGTAAATGTGGCATTTTGGTGGAGGAAAAAGTATTATAAGACAACTCAATAA
- a CDS encoding low molecular weight phosphatase family protein, with protein MHPQLSSTLENSSKLIISEERIAVLQPLVEYIQTKINNLETIQLNFICTHNSRRSHLSQIWAQTMAYHFGIKNVFCYSGGTEATAMFSKVGETLTNQGFQIQQLSSDNNPVYAVKFDKNEAAIICFSKTFDNAFNPTSGFAAIMTCSSADEECPFIAGAEKRFPIRYDDPKAFDGTDLMDAKYAERSLEIASELYFVFSQIKSPARF; from the coding sequence ATGCACCCACAATTAAGTAGCACCTTAGAAAATAGTTCAAAACTCATAATTTCAGAGGAACGAATCGCAGTTTTACAACCTTTAGTTGAATACATCCAAACCAAAATTAACAACCTTGAAACCATTCAATTGAATTTTATTTGTACTCACAATTCGCGCCGAAGTCATTTGTCTCAAATTTGGGCACAAACTATGGCGTATCATTTCGGAATCAAAAATGTATTTTGCTATTCGGGCGGAACCGAAGCAACGGCTATGTTTTCAAAAGTAGGCGAAACACTGACTAATCAGGGGTTTCAAATACAACAATTAAGCAGTGATAACAATCCTGTGTATGCTGTGAAATTTGATAAAAACGAAGCAGCAATTATCTGTTTTTCTAAAACCTTTGATAATGCCTTCAATCCAACTAGTGGTTTCGCAGCCATTATGACTTGTTCCTCTGCTGATGAAGAATGTCCTTTCATTGCAGGTGCCGAAAAACGCTTTCCCATTCGCTACGACGATCCTAAAGCATTTGACGGAACCGATTTAATGGATGCGAAATATGCTGAGCGAAGCTTGGAGATTGCTTCAGAACTGTATTTTGTTTTTTCACAAATAAAATCTCCTGCAAGGTTTTAA
- a CDS encoding DUF6428 family protein, with protein MTLSAIKSELQKATTIAFQLPNGELIAPHFHVTEVGKITKHFIDCGGTIRSEEVANFQLWEAQDYDHRLHPEKLLNIIELSEQKLGLTDLEIEVEYQMKDSIGKFGLEFDGTHFQLTSKITNCLAPDHCGIPESKMPKVGEWKAKATSCCTPDSGCC; from the coding sequence ATGACACTATCAGCAATTAAATCCGAATTACAAAAAGCAACTACAATCGCTTTTCAGTTGCCTAATGGCGAACTCATAGCACCTCACTTTCATGTAACAGAAGTAGGTAAAATAACCAAACACTTTATTGATTGTGGCGGAACCATTCGAAGCGAAGAAGTAGCCAATTTTCAATTGTGGGAAGCGCAAGATTACGACCATCGTTTGCATCCTGAAAAACTTTTGAACATCATCGAATTATCAGAACAAAAGTTAGGTTTAACCGATTTAGAAATCGAAGTAGAATACCAAATGAAAGATAGTATTGGAAAATTTGGGTTGGAATTCGATGGAACCCACTTTCAACTGACTTCAAAAATAACCAACTGTTTAGCACCAGACCACTGCGGTATTCCAGAAAGTAAAATGCCTAAAGTAGGCGAATGGAAAGCAAAAGCAACTTCTTGTTGTACCCCTGATTCAGGTTGTTGTTAA
- a CDS encoding ArsR/SmtB family transcription factor yields MGITKTEHFTTTQNELAILAKAMGHPARIAIIEYLLKTESCICGDIVNELPLAQPTVSQHLKELKNAGLIKGNIEGNAICYCLNEEGFTKLKGFFETITSYLTTKECC; encoded by the coding sequence ATGGGAATAACAAAAACAGAACATTTTACAACTACACAAAATGAATTAGCCATCTTAGCTAAAGCAATGGGACATCCTGCTCGAATTGCTATCATTGAATACTTATTAAAAACGGAATCCTGCATTTGTGGTGACATCGTTAACGAATTACCTCTTGCCCAGCCTACCGTTTCACAACACCTGAAAGAATTAAAAAATGCAGGTCTAATTAAAGGGAATATAGAAGGAAACGCTATTTGTTATTGTTTGAACGAAGAAGGATTTACCAAATTAAAAGGCTTTTTCGAGACTATTACTTCCTACCTTACTACTAAAGAATGTTGTTAA